The Streptomyces tendae genome has a window encoding:
- a CDS encoding aspartate-semialdehyde dehydrogenase, giving the protein MRVGIVGATGQVGTVMRRILKERNFPVTELRLFASARSAGTRLDGVTVEDAAAADYTGLDIVLFSAGGATSKALAEKVASQGAVVIDNSSAWRKDPEVPLVVSEVNPRAIANRPKGIIANPNCTTMAAMPVLRPLHAEAGLEALVVATYQAVSGSGLAGVAELHGQTRKVVDEADKLTHDGSAVDFPEPDVYKRPIAFNVLPFAGNLVDDGLGETDEEQKLRNESRKILDIPELKVSGTCVRVPVFSGHSLQINARFARPISPERATELLAEAPGVVLTDIPTPLQAAGQDPSYVGRVRADETVENGLALFVSSDNLRKGAALNAVQIAELVAQELGG; this is encoded by the coding sequence GGAGCTGCGCCTGTTCGCCTCGGCCCGCTCGGCCGGCACGCGGCTGGACGGCGTGACGGTGGAGGACGCGGCCGCCGCCGACTACACCGGCCTGGACATCGTGCTGTTCTCCGCGGGCGGCGCGACCTCGAAGGCGCTGGCCGAGAAGGTCGCCTCGCAGGGCGCCGTGGTGATCGACAACTCCTCCGCCTGGCGCAAGGACCCCGAGGTTCCCCTCGTCGTCTCCGAGGTCAACCCGCGCGCGATCGCGAACCGCCCCAAGGGCATCATCGCCAACCCGAACTGCACCACGATGGCCGCGATGCCGGTGCTGCGTCCGCTGCACGCGGAGGCGGGCCTGGAAGCGCTGGTCGTCGCCACGTACCAGGCGGTGTCCGGGTCCGGCCTGGCGGGCGTCGCCGAGCTGCACGGCCAGACCCGGAAGGTGGTCGACGAGGCCGACAAGCTGACCCACGACGGCTCGGCGGTCGACTTCCCCGAGCCGGACGTCTACAAGCGCCCCATCGCCTTCAACGTGCTGCCCTTCGCGGGCAACCTCGTCGACGACGGTCTGGGCGAGACCGACGAGGAGCAGAAGCTGCGCAACGAGTCCCGCAAGATCCTGGACATCCCGGAGCTGAAGGTCTCCGGCACCTGCGTGCGCGTCCCGGTCTTCTCCGGCCACTCCCTGCAGATCAACGCCCGGTTCGCCCGCCCGATCAGCCCGGAGCGCGCCACCGAGCTGCTGGCCGAGGCGCCCGGCGTGGTCCTCACCGACATTCCGACCCCGCTCCAGGCGGCCGGCCAGGACCCGTCGTACGTGGGCCGCGTCCGCGCCGACGAGACGGTGGAGAACGGCCTGGCGCTGTTCGTCTCCAGCGACAACCTCCGCAAGGGCGCGGCGCTGAACGCCGTGCAGATCGCGGAGCTGGTCGCGCAGGAGCTCGGCGGCTGA
- a CDS encoding MarR family winged helix-turn-helix transcriptional regulator gives MSARPEPRPADAVDAIIEQWARVRPDLDTAGMEVFGRVHRLARAMGDRTERAYAPYGISRGEFDVLATLRRAGEPYTLSPRQLSATLMLTTGGMTGRLDKLERAGLLRRSPDPHDRRGLQVTLTEEGLRLIDEAAGAGVAEQSRALSALGEERAAQLADLLRELLLATER, from the coding sequence ATGAGTGCACGCCCCGAGCCGCGTCCCGCGGACGCCGTCGACGCGATCATCGAGCAGTGGGCCCGGGTCCGGCCCGACCTGGACACCGCCGGGATGGAGGTCTTCGGGCGCGTCCACCGGCTCGCGCGCGCCATGGGCGACCGCACGGAGCGGGCGTACGCGCCGTACGGCATCTCGCGCGGCGAGTTCGACGTCCTCGCCACCCTGCGCCGCGCCGGGGAGCCGTACACCCTCTCGCCCCGGCAGCTCTCGGCCACGCTGATGCTCACCACCGGCGGGATGACGGGCCGTCTCGACAAACTGGAGCGCGCCGGGCTGCTGCGCCGCTCCCCCGACCCGCACGACCGGCGCGGGCTGCAGGTCACGCTGACCGAGGAGGGACTGCGGCTGATCGACGAGGCGGCGGGCGCGGGGGTCGCCGAGCAGTCGCGGGCGCTGTCGGCCCTCGGCGAGGAGCGCGCGGCCCAGCTGGCGGACCTGCTGCGGGAGTTGCTGCTCGCCACGGAGCGGTAG
- a CDS encoding sensor histidine kinase gives MTARREPWSAPMLRAPLDRWRERDALLKDGVLALTLTLLSFVPTLSGVGAQIGDLPERPADALGVGLVLAQTLPSAFRRRWPAACLAVVAVAFAVHQALGYATSFGSVGLYVALYSAGAHQVRFRRGLAVLATAGYAVLAVVLDRLGSPQSLPDYLAFGLVLAAVRQVGSTVRTRRVEEAERRRLTAEAATAAERARIARELHDVVTHHVTAMVVQSDAAQFLLTSAPDRAADSLTAVSDTGRRALTELRHLLGVLEATGEAASADLERADRAPARGRLEDLVEQARRSGQPVEFDETGERRPGGVDVELAAYRVVQEALTNAMKYAAGQATRVSLRHGDEHLGIEVTTDGPVSAPVQREPGPAGGRGLAGLRARVRMLGGELNAGPRPEGGFEVRATIPSRPVQE, from the coding sequence ATGACGGCCCGTCGGGAACCGTGGAGTGCCCCCATGCTCCGGGCTCCGCTCGACCGGTGGCGTGAGCGGGACGCCCTCCTGAAGGACGGCGTCCTCGCCCTGACCCTCACCCTGCTGTCCTTCGTGCCGACCCTGTCCGGCGTCGGCGCGCAGATCGGCGACCTGCCCGAGCGGCCGGCGGACGCGCTGGGTGTCGGGCTCGTCCTGGCCCAGACGCTGCCGTCGGCGTTCCGCCGCAGATGGCCTGCGGCCTGTCTGGCGGTCGTCGCGGTCGCGTTCGCCGTGCATCAGGCGCTCGGCTACGCGACGTCGTTCGGGAGTGTGGGGCTGTACGTGGCCCTGTACTCCGCCGGCGCCCATCAGGTCCGCTTCCGCCGCGGGCTCGCCGTCCTGGCGACTGCCGGTTACGCCGTGCTGGCCGTCGTCCTGGACCGCCTCGGCTCACCGCAGTCGCTCCCGGACTACCTCGCGTTCGGGCTGGTGCTGGCCGCGGTCCGGCAGGTGGGGAGCACGGTGCGCACACGGCGCGTGGAGGAGGCGGAACGGCGGCGGCTGACCGCCGAGGCGGCGACGGCCGCCGAGCGGGCACGGATCGCCCGGGAGCTGCACGACGTGGTGACCCACCATGTGACGGCCATGGTGGTCCAGTCCGACGCGGCGCAGTTCCTGCTCACGTCCGCGCCGGACCGCGCCGCCGATTCCCTGACGGCCGTCAGCGACACCGGACGGCGGGCGCTGACCGAACTGCGCCACCTGCTCGGCGTCCTGGAGGCGACCGGTGAGGCGGCCTCCGCGGACCTGGAGCGCGCGGACCGGGCCCCGGCCCGGGGGCGGCTGGAGGATCTGGTCGAGCAGGCCCGCCGGTCGGGCCAGCCGGTCGAGTTCGACGAGACGGGCGAGCGGCGGCCGGGCGGCGTGGACGTGGAGCTGGCCGCGTACCGGGTGGTGCAGGAAGCGCTCACCAACGCCATGAAGTACGCGGCGGGGCAGGCGACCCGCGTCTCGCTCCGGCACGGCGACGAGCACCTCGGGATAGAGGTCACCACCGACGGGCCGGTCTCCGCACCGGTCCAGCGGGAGCCCGGTCCGGCGGGCGGACGGGGACTGGCCGGGCTGCGTGCACGCGTGCGGATGCTCGGTGGTGAACTGAACGCCGGTCCCCGGCCCGAGGGCGGGTTCGAGGTCCGCGCCACGATTCCGTCCCGACCCGTCCAGGAGTGA
- a CDS encoding CPBP family intramembrane glutamic endopeptidase, which translates to MGTTSETPHATGSGQDKDRDAGGGRLRRIARSPLGWMLAGMAGVGLVSGLTATGPGPVPVLGAAAAVAVYAWVMRRVAGRSTPETARSGAGREALLGGAIGLGFVLVSALLVTAFGGYSFSWAGDGVLSVVATAVMVQTGAAVTEELLFRGLALQALELLWGSRAALVITSLFFGVAHLGAEGASAWSALAIAVEAGVLLGAAFLWRRSIWFVVGLHCVWNTTVELLGIPVSGHTSDGLFTVDVHGSDLLTGGAFGLEASVVPVLAGVALAVPMLVLARRSGRVTTRRRASR; encoded by the coding sequence ATGGGTACGACATCCGAGACACCCCACGCCACCGGATCCGGCCAGGACAAGGACCGCGACGCCGGCGGCGGCCGTCTCCGCCGGATCGCGCGCTCCCCGCTCGGCTGGATGCTCGCCGGCATGGCCGGCGTCGGTCTGGTCTCGGGCCTGACGGCGACCGGCCCCGGCCCGGTGCCGGTGCTGGGCGCGGCCGCCGCGGTCGCCGTCTACGCGTGGGTCATGCGCCGCGTGGCAGGCCGCTCCACGCCGGAGACCGCCCGGTCCGGGGCCGGCCGGGAGGCGCTGCTGGGCGGCGCGATCGGCCTGGGCTTCGTCCTCGTCTCCGCCCTCCTCGTCACGGCGTTCGGAGGTTACTCCTTCTCCTGGGCCGGCGACGGCGTCCTGTCGGTCGTCGCGACCGCGGTCATGGTGCAGACCGGCGCCGCGGTGACCGAGGAGCTGCTGTTCCGCGGTCTCGCCCTGCAGGCCCTGGAGCTGCTGTGGGGCAGCCGGGCCGCCCTCGTGATCACCTCGCTGTTCTTCGGTGTCGCCCACCTGGGCGCCGAGGGGGCGAGCGCGTGGAGCGCGCTGGCGATCGCCGTCGAGGCGGGCGTCCTGCTCGGAGCGGCGTTCCTGTGGCGGCGTAGCATCTGGTTCGTCGTGGGGCTGCACTGCGTCTGGAACACCACGGTGGAGCTGCTCGGCATCCCGGTCTCCGGGCACACCTCCGACGGTCTGTTCACCGTCGACGTCCACGGCTCCGATCTGCTGACCGGCGGCGCCTTCGGCCTGGAGGCGTCGGTCGTGCCCGTCCTCGCCGGTGTGGCCCTCGCCGTCCCGATGCTCGTCCTCGCCCGCCGGAGCGGCCGGGTCACCACCCGCCGGCGCGCGAGCCGCTGA
- a CDS encoding NADP-dependent oxidoreductase, whose amino-acid sequence MKKVSYAEFGGPDVLRLVDTEKPHAGPGEIRVAVRAAGVNPVDWRIREGQMRPALPASLPAGVGLDAAGVVDEVGEGVTDVAIGDRVFGEGTDTYAEFAVLHAWARMPEGLSFEEAAGYPSVMETALRVLGECGVRPGRTLLVSGASGGVGSAVLQIARDRGVTVIGTAGAANQEYLRGLGAHATTYDAGWPERVRAFTSVDAALDLAGAGVVRELVELTGDPATVVSIADRTAPELGVRFSNVAGSVPEALKETVRLLEQGTLHIPVEKVYSLAEAAAAHADSRAGHTRGRRVIVI is encoded by the coding sequence ATGAAGAAAGTGAGCTACGCCGAGTTCGGCGGCCCCGACGTCCTTCGCCTCGTCGACACCGAGAAGCCCCACGCGGGCCCGGGAGAGATACGCGTCGCCGTGCGCGCGGCCGGGGTGAACCCCGTCGACTGGAGGATCCGGGAGGGCCAGATGCGTCCGGCCCTCCCGGCGTCACTGCCCGCGGGCGTCGGGCTGGACGCGGCGGGGGTGGTGGACGAGGTCGGCGAGGGCGTCACGGATGTGGCGATCGGCGACCGTGTTTTCGGCGAAGGCACCGACACCTACGCCGAGTTCGCCGTGCTGCACGCCTGGGCCCGGATGCCCGAGGGCCTCTCCTTCGAGGAGGCGGCCGGCTATCCGTCCGTCATGGAGACGGCCCTGCGCGTCCTGGGCGAGTGCGGTGTCCGCCCCGGACGGACGCTGCTGGTCAGCGGTGCGTCGGGCGGGGTCGGCTCGGCGGTGCTGCAGATCGCCCGCGACCGCGGCGTCACGGTGATCGGCACGGCCGGGGCGGCGAACCAGGAGTACCTGCGCGGCCTGGGCGCCCACGCCACGACGTACGACGCGGGCTGGCCGGAGCGGGTGCGGGCGTTCACCTCGGTCGACGCGGCCCTCGACCTGGCCGGCGCGGGCGTGGTCCGCGAGCTCGTGGAGCTGACCGGGGACCCGGCCACGGTGGTCTCCATCGCGGACCGCACCGCCCCCGAGCTGGGCGTCCGCTTCTCCAACGTCGCGGGCAGCGTCCCGGAGGCCCTGAAGGAGACGGTCCGTCTCCTCGAACAGGGCACGCTCCACATCCCGGTGGAGAAGGTCTACTCCCTCGCGGAGGCGGCCGCCGCCCACGCCGACAGCCGGGCGGGGCACACGAGGGGGCGGCGGGTGATCGTGATCTGA
- the pepN gene encoding aminopeptidase N: MPGTNLTREEAQQRAKLLTVDSYEIELDLSGAQEGGTYRSVTTVRFDVAEDGAESFIDLVAPTVHEVTLNGDPLDPAEVFADSRIALPGLLKGRNVLRVNADCAYTNTGEGLHRFVDPVDDQAYLYTQFEVPDARRVFASFEQPDLKATFRFTVKAPEGWTVVSNSATPEPKDNVWEFAPTPRISTYVTALIVGPYHSVHSVYEKDGQSVPLGIYCRPSLAEYLDADAVFEVTRQGFEWFQEKFDYAYPFEKYDQLFVPEFNAGAMENAGAVTIRDQYVFRSKVTDAAYEGRAATILHELAHMWFGDLVTMEWWNDLWLNESFATYAETACQADAPGSRWPHSWTTFANQMKTWAYRQDQLPSTHPIMADIRDLDDVLVNFDGITYAKGASVLKQLVAYVGEDAFFRGVQAYFKRHAYGNTRLSDLLGALEETSGRDLRNWSKQWLETAGINVLRPEIETDEAGVITSFAVRQEAPALPAGAKGEPTLRPHRIAIGLYDLDEATGKLVRGDRVELDVDGELTAVPQLVGKRRPAVTLLNDDDLSYAKVRLDERSLAFVTEHLGDFESSLPRALCWASAWDMTRDAELAARDYLALVLSGVGKESDIGVVQSLHRQVKLALDLYADPAARETLLARWTDATLAHLRSAEPSSDHQLAWARAFAATARTPEQLDLLEALLAGTQTVEGLAVDTELRWAFVQRLAAVGRFDEAEIAAEYERDRTAAGERHAATARAARPTEEAKAEAWASVVESDKLPNAVQEAVIAGFVQTDQRELLAPYTERYFEALADVWASRSHEMAQQIAVGLYPAVQVSGETLDKTDAWLTSAEPGAALRRLVSESRAGVERALRAQAADAAASA, encoded by the coding sequence GTGCCTGGCACAAACCTGACCCGCGAAGAGGCGCAGCAGCGGGCGAAGCTGCTGACCGTTGACTCGTACGAGATCGAGCTCGATCTCTCCGGCGCGCAGGAGGGCGGCACCTACCGGTCCGTGACCACGGTGCGCTTCGACGTCGCCGAGGACGGCGCGGAGTCCTTCATCGACCTGGTGGCTCCCACCGTCCACGAGGTGACCCTGAACGGGGACCCGCTGGACCCCGCCGAGGTCTTCGCCGACTCCCGCATCGCCCTGCCGGGTCTGCTCAAGGGCCGCAACGTCCTGCGGGTGAACGCCGACTGCGCGTACACCAACACGGGTGAGGGCCTGCACCGCTTCGTCGACCCGGTGGACGACCAGGCGTACCTGTACACGCAGTTCGAGGTGCCGGACGCCCGCCGCGTGTTCGCCAGCTTCGAGCAGCCGGACCTCAAGGCGACGTTCCGGTTCACCGTGAAGGCGCCGGAGGGCTGGACCGTCGTCTCCAACTCGGCGACGCCGGAGCCGAAGGACAACGTGTGGGAGTTCGCGCCGACCCCGCGCATCTCGACGTACGTCACGGCGCTGATCGTCGGCCCGTACCACTCCGTGCACAGCGTGTACGAGAAGGACGGCCAGTCGGTGCCGCTCGGCATCTACTGCCGGCCCTCGCTCGCGGAGTACCTCGACGCGGACGCCGTCTTCGAGGTCACCCGGCAGGGCTTCGAGTGGTTCCAGGAGAAGTTCGACTACGCCTACCCGTTCGAGAAGTACGACCAGTTGTTCGTGCCGGAGTTCAACGCGGGCGCGATGGAGAACGCGGGCGCGGTGACCATCCGCGACCAGTACGTGTTCCGGTCGAAGGTGACGGACGCCGCGTACGAGGGCCGGGCCGCCACGATCCTGCACGAGCTGGCCCACATGTGGTTCGGCGACCTGGTCACCATGGAGTGGTGGAACGACCTGTGGCTGAACGAGTCGTTCGCCACCTACGCCGAGACCGCCTGCCAGGCCGACGCGCCCGGCTCGCGGTGGCCGCACTCGTGGACGACGTTCGCGAACCAGATGAAGACCTGGGCCTACCGCCAGGACCAGCTGCCGTCGACGCACCCGATCATGGCGGACATCCGCGACCTGGACGACGTGCTCGTCAACTTCGACGGCATCACGTACGCCAAGGGTGCCTCGGTGCTGAAGCAGCTCGTCGCGTACGTCGGTGAGGACGCGTTCTTCCGCGGCGTGCAGGCGTACTTCAAGCGTCACGCGTACGGCAACACGCGCCTGTCGGACCTGCTGGGCGCGCTGGAGGAGACCTCCGGCCGCGACCTGAGGAACTGGTCGAAGCAGTGGCTGGAGACGGCCGGCATCAACGTCCTGCGCCCCGAGATCGAGACGGACGAGGCCGGTGTCATCACCTCCTTCGCCGTCCGCCAGGAGGCCCCGGCGCTCCCGGCCGGCGCGAAGGGCGAGCCGACGCTGCGCCCGCACCGCATCGCGATCGGCCTGTACGACCTGGACGAGGCGACCGGCAAGCTGGTCCGCGGGGACCGGGTCGAGCTGGACGTCGACGGCGAGCTGACGGCGGTGCCGCAGCTCGTGGGCAAACGCCGCCCGGCGGTGACCCTGCTCAACGACGACGACCTGTCCTACGCCAAGGTCCGCCTGGACGAGCGGTCCCTCGCCTTCGTCACCGAGCACCTGGGCGACTTCGAGTCGTCGCTGCCGCGGGCGCTGTGCTGGGCCTCCGCCTGGGACATGACCCGGGACGCGGAACTCGCCGCCCGCGACTACCTCGCGCTGGTGCTGTCGGGTGTCGGCAAGGAGTCGGACATCGGTGTCGTGCAGTCGCTGCACCGTCAGGTGAAGCTGGCGCTCGACCTGTACGCCGACCCGGCCGCCCGGGAGACCCTGCTGGCCCGCTGGACCGACGCCACGCTGGCCCACCTGCGGTCCGCCGAGCCGTCGAGCGACCACCAGCTGGCGTGGGCGCGCGCCTTCGCGGCGACCGCCCGCACCCCGGAGCAGCTGGACCTGCTGGAGGCGCTGCTGGCCGGCACGCAGACCGTCGAGGGCCTGGCCGTCGACACGGAGCTGCGCTGGGCGTTCGTGCAGCGGCTGGCGGCGGTGGGCCGGTTCGACGAGGCGGAGATCGCCGCCGAGTACGAGCGGGACCGGACCGCGGCGGGCGAGCGGCACGCGGCCACCGCGCGGGCGGCCCGTCCCACCGAGGAGGCGAAGGCGGAGGCGTGGGCCTCGGTCGTCGAGTCCGACAAGCTGCCCAACGCGGTGCAGGAGGCGGTCATCGCCGGGTTCGTGCAGACGGACCAGCGGGAGCTGCTGGCGCCGTACACGGAGCGGTACTTCGAGGCGCTGGCGGACGTGTGGGCGTCCCGCTCGCACGAGATGGCCCAGCAGATCGCGGTCGGCCTCTACCCGGCCGTCCAGGTCTCCGGCGAGACCCTCGACAAGACGGACGCCTGGCTGACGTCCGCCGAGCCCGGCGCGGCCCTGCGCCGCCTGGTCTCGGAGTCCCGCGCGGGCGTGGAGCGCGCCCTGCGGGCCCAGGCGGCGGACGCGGCGGCGTCCGCGTAA
- a CDS encoding response regulator encodes MNDAPPVRVLVCDDQALVRTGYVTIFSAQPDMEVVGEAENGHEAVREARRLRPDVVVMDVRMPLLDGIQATRQLAGPDTEDAPRVLVVTTFNVDSYVYDALRAGASGFLLKDAPPAELVNGIRTVARGEALLAPAVTRRLIGHFAQHLRPADASRPGRQDVVDALTPRELEVLRLIAEGLSNAEIAAAMFITPETVKTYVSRILAKLGLRDRVQAVVLAYRVGLVPGTP; translated from the coding sequence GTGAACGATGCGCCGCCCGTCCGTGTGCTCGTGTGCGACGACCAGGCGCTGGTGCGGACCGGCTACGTCACCATCTTCTCCGCCCAGCCCGACATGGAGGTCGTCGGGGAGGCCGAGAACGGCCACGAGGCGGTGCGGGAAGCGCGGCGGCTGCGCCCCGACGTGGTCGTGATGGACGTCCGCATGCCGCTGCTCGACGGCATCCAGGCGACGCGTCAACTGGCGGGCCCGGACACCGAGGACGCGCCGAGGGTACTGGTCGTCACCACGTTCAACGTCGACTCCTACGTCTACGACGCGCTGCGCGCCGGAGCGAGCGGCTTCCTCCTCAAGGACGCGCCCCCGGCGGAGCTGGTCAACGGCATCCGCACGGTCGCCCGGGGCGAGGCCCTGCTGGCGCCCGCCGTCACCCGCCGCCTCATCGGCCACTTCGCCCAGCACCTGCGCCCGGCCGACGCCTCCCGGCCGGGCCGGCAGGACGTCGTGGACGCGCTGACCCCGCGCGAGCTGGAAGTGCTCCGGCTGATCGCCGAGGGACTGTCGAACGCGGAGATCGCCGCGGCGATGTTCATCACGCCCGAGACCGTCAAGACGTACGTGTCGCGGATCCTCGCCAAACTCGGCCTGCGCGACCGGGTCCAGGCCGTCGTCCTCGCCTACCGGGTCGGACTGGTGCCCGGCACACCGTGA
- a CDS encoding DUF1203 domain-containing protein, producing the protein MTTTTPIARPVPPQVVRDLLTLDDAGRPAAAVTDDEGGAPLRCCLRHSRPGERVALVSYAPLRRWAAETGADPGAYDEQGPVFVHADACAGPEGGDLPFTRARRVLRRYSADGRILGGRLVAEPEEFGPALGEAFADPEVALVHVRAVEYGCFLYEIRRG; encoded by the coding sequence ATGACGACCACGACACCCATCGCACGGCCCGTCCCCCCGCAGGTCGTGCGGGACCTGCTGACCCTCGACGACGCGGGCCGCCCGGCCGCCGCCGTCACCGACGACGAGGGCGGCGCCCCGCTGCGCTGCTGCCTGCGCCACAGCCGTCCGGGTGAGCGCGTCGCCCTGGTGTCCTACGCGCCCCTGCGCCGCTGGGCGGCGGAGACGGGAGCCGACCCGGGCGCCTACGACGAGCAGGGGCCCGTCTTCGTCCATGCGGACGCCTGCGCGGGCCCGGAGGGCGGGGACCTCCCGTTCACCCGGGCCCGCCGGGTCCTGCGCCGCTACTCCGCCGACGGCCGGATCCTGGGCGGGCGGCTGGTGGCGGAGCCGGAGGAGTTCGGCCCCGCCCTCGGCGAGGCGTTCGCCGATCCGGAGGTGGCGCTGGTGCACGTACGGGCGGTGGAGTACGGCTGCTTCCTCTACGAAATCCGGCGGGGCTGA
- a CDS encoding TetR/AcrR family transcriptional regulator translates to MPEQQPSGRRERKKAATRQKIADTALRLFLERGYDAVGIRDVAAEADVAVTTVFSHFASKEALVFERDADFEQRLARAVTDRAPGEPLVPALRREIHALVCHCLADEAAPVWRMIDASSALREYEGAMRLRHAETLAAALAAEPGPPRTGTVRRAIARFVVDAFVLAREAEDPRAAVDEIFRMVEAAWETSGTGAPVSLPG, encoded by the coding sequence ATGCCCGAGCAGCAGCCGTCCGGACGCCGAGAGCGCAAGAAAGCCGCCACCCGCCAGAAGATCGCCGACACCGCCCTGCGGCTCTTCCTGGAGCGCGGGTACGACGCGGTGGGCATCCGGGACGTGGCCGCCGAGGCCGACGTGGCCGTCACCACCGTCTTCTCCCACTTCGCCTCCAAAGAGGCCCTGGTGTTCGAGCGGGACGCGGACTTCGAGCAGCGGCTCGCCCGCGCGGTCACCGACCGCGCCCCCGGCGAACCCCTCGTCCCCGCGCTGCGCCGTGAGATCCACGCCCTGGTGTGCCACTGCCTGGCGGACGAGGCCGCTCCCGTGTGGCGCATGATCGACGCCTCGTCCGCTCTGAGGGAGTACGAGGGCGCGATGCGGCTGCGGCACGCGGAGACGCTGGCGGCGGCCCTCGCCGCCGAACCCGGCCCGCCGCGCACCGGCACGGTCCGCCGGGCGATCGCCCGGTTCGTGGTCGACGCCTTCGTGCTGGCCCGGGAGGCGGAGGACCCGCGGGCCGCGGTGGACGAGATCTTCCGGATGGTCGAGGCGGCGTGGGAGACCTCCGGTACCGGTGCCCCGGTGTCGCTGCCCGGATGA